In Raphanus sativus cultivar WK10039 chromosome 5, ASM80110v3, whole genome shotgun sequence, the following proteins share a genomic window:
- the LOC108856928 gene encoding IQ domain-containing protein IQM2 → MGVSFSCQFTKQEDVETALDSVTVKSISFGDDDECRTPKRSVNFSDRTLEPTILKSLGSGGKMVVEKSVSFKGMQLERMISLNTKENNGFELDNAEIARELSVLDPRNPKHEAAIKLQKVYKSFRTRRKLADCAVLVEQSWWKLLDFAELKRSSISFFDIEKHETAISRWSRARTRAAKVGKGLSKNGKAQKLALQHWLEAIDPRHRYGHNLHFYYNKWLHCQSREPFFYWLDIGEGKEVNLVEKCPRLKLQQQCIKYLGPMERKAYEVVVEEGKFFYKNSGEMLQTSAMEESDSKWIFVLSTSKVLYVGKKKKGTFQHSSFLAGGATVAAGRLVVEDGVLKAVWPHSGHYQPTEENFLDFLSFLRENNVDITDVKMSPTDEDEFSLYKQRSTHMRNHSLEEDLEPEKTISLQDKADPLEEETTPVMAETLIKMESIEVSEDYDSGDDEEEEEEIFDLEQEPMPSEQSSPRGGEQETKEIEEVVKIPEESILKRINSKKESRSFQLGKQLSCKWTTGAGPRIGCVRDYPSALQFQALEQVNLSPRSASVSRLCFSSLSHTQTPQMSPLWRGLSLPADIITRS, encoded by the exons ATGGGGGTATCATTCTCCTGTCAGTTCACCAAGCAAGAAGACGTGGAGACAGCTCTAGACTCTGTCACTGTCAAGTCCATAAGCTTCGGTGATGACGACGAGTGCAGAACTCCCAAGAGATCCGTTAACTTCAGTGACAGAACTCTCGAGCCCACGATCTTGAAATCTCTGGGATCTGGTGGTAAAATGGTCGTTGAGAAGTCTGTCAGCTTCAAAGGGATGCAACTGGAGAGAATGATCTCTCTCAACACGAAAGAGAACAACGGCTTTGAGTTAGACAATGCAGAGATTGCAAGAGAACTCTCGGTTCTTGATCCGAGGAACCCTAAACACGAAGCTGCTATTAAGTTACAGAAAGTTTACAAGAGTTTCCGTACAAGGAGAAAGCTGGCTGATTGTGCAGTGCTCGTGGAGCAAAGCTG GTGGAAGCTTTTGGATTTTGCTGAGCTGAAGAGAAGTTCTATATCTTTCTTTGATATTGAGAAACACGAAACCGCGATTTCGAGGTGGTCTAGAGCTAGGACTAGAGCAGCTAAGGTTGGTAAAGGATTGTCCAAGAATGGAAAAGCACAAAAGCTTGCTCTACAACACTGGCTTGAAGCT ATTGACCCGAGGCATCGGTATGGACACAACCTGCACTTTTACTACAACAAGTGGCTGCACTGTCAGAGTAGAGAACCTTTCTTCTACTG GCTTGATATTGGCGAGGGAAAAGAAGTAAATCTTGTGGAGAAGTGTCCTCGTTTGAAACTTCAGCAACAGTGCATCAAGTACCTTGGTCCG ATGGAAAGGAAAGCTTATGAGGTTGTTGTGGAAGAAGGCAAGTTCTTTTACAAGAACAGTGGAGAAATGCTTCAGACTTCAGCTATGGAAGAAAGTGATTCCAAATGGATTTTTGTGCTGAGCACGTCGAAAGTGTTGTACgttgggaagaagaagaagggtacGTTTCAACATTCAAGCTTCTTAGCTGGAGGAGCTACAGTTGCTGCAGGGAGATTAGTCGTTGAAGATGGTGTTCTCAAGGCTGTTTGGCCACACAGTGGACATTATCAACCTACTGAAGAGAATTTCTTGGACTTTCTCTCTTTCCTAAGAGAGAACAATGTTGATATCACTGATGTAAAG ATGAGTCCTACAGATGAAGATGAGTTTTCTCTTTACAAACAAAGAAGCACTCACATGAGAAACCATTCTTTGGAAGAGGATTTGGAGCCTGAGAAGACCATTAGCTTGCAAGACAAGGCTGATCCACTAGAAGAAGAAACAACTCCAGTGATGGCTGAAACACTGATAAAGATGGAGTCTATTGAAGTATCTGAAGACTATGATTCGGGTGATgatgaggaggaagaggaagagatatTTGACTTAGAACAAGAACCAATGCCTTCAGAGCAGAGCTCGCCAAGAGGAGGAGAACAAGAAACCAAAGAGATTGAAGAAGTAGTGAAGATTCCAGAAGAATCAATCCTAAAAAGGATCAATTCAAAGAAGGAAAGTAGATCTTTCCAACTTGGGAAACAACTATCCTGCAAATGGACAACAGGTGCAGGACCAAGGATAGGTTGTGTAAGGGATTACCCATCAGCGCTTCAGTTTCAAGCACTGGAACAAGTCAACCTGTCTCCGAGAAGTGCTTCTGTTTCAAGACTCTGTTTCTCCTCCTTGTCTCACACGCAAACCCCTCAGATGTCACCGTTATGGCGAGGATTGTCATTACCTGCAGATATCATCACCCGTTCGTAa
- the LOC108856971 gene encoding feruloyl CoA ortho-hydroxylase 1 yields MAPTLSTAQFADPAEVTEFVVNKGNGVKGLSETGIKALPDQYIQPFEERLINKFVNETDEAIPVIDMSDPDEHKVAEAICDAAEKWGFFQVINHGVPLDVLENVKAATHRFFNLPVEEKSKYTKENSLSTNVRFGTSFSPRAEKALEWKDYLSLFFVSEAEAEQFWPDVCKNEALEYMNKSKTMVRKLLEYLGKNLNVKELDETKESLFMGSIRVNLNYYPICPNPDLTVGVGRHSDVSSLTILLQDQIGGLHVRSLSSGNWVHVPPVPGSFVINIGDAMQILSNGRYKSVEHRVLANGSNNRISVPIFVNPKPESVIGPLPEVVAKGEEPIYKDVVYSDYVRYFFKKAHDGKKTVDFAKI; encoded by the exons ATGGCTCCAACACTCTCCACGGCACAGTTCGCAGACCCAGCTGAAGTAACCGAGTTCGTGGTCAACAAAGGCAATGGCGTGAAGGGTTTATCAGAGACAGGAATCAAAGCTCTTCCAGACCAATATATTCAACCATTCGAAGAGCGTCTCATCAACAAGTTCGTCAACGAGACAGACGAGGCTATACCAGTCATCGACATGTCGGACCCGGACGAGCACAAAGTAGCTGAAGCTATTTGTGACGCTGCTGAGAAATGGGGTTTCTTTCAAGTGATCAACCATGGAGTTCCTTTAGATGTTCTTGAAAACGTGAAGGCCGCCACTCACAGGTTCTTTAATCTTCCTGTTGAGGAGAAGAGCAAGTACACAAAGGAGAACTCTCTTTCGACCAATGTTAGGTTTGGTACTAGTTTCAGTCCTCGGGCTGAGAAAGCTCTCGAGTGGAAAGATTACCTCAGTCTCTTCTTTGTGTCCGAAGCTGAAGCTGAACAGTTTTGGCCTGATGTTTGCAA GAATGAAGCTCTAGAGTACATGAACAAGTCAAAGACAATGGTGAGGAAGCTTCTAGAGTATTTAGGAAAGAATCTCAACGTGAAAGAGCTAGACGAGACCAAAGAGTCACTCTTCATGGGCTCAATCCGAGTCAACCTCAACTACTATCCCATCTGTCCTAACCCTGACTTAACCGTTGGCGTTGGTCGCCACTCAGACGTCTCTTCCCTCACCATTCTCTTACAAGACCAAATCGGTGGCCTCCACGTTCGTTCCCTATCCTCAGGGAACTGGGTCCACGTGCCACCGGTTCCCGGATCCTTTGTGATCAACATAGGAGACGCTATGCAGATCTTGAGCAACGGTCGTTACAAGAGCGTGGAGCATCGTGTCTTAGCTAACGGTAGCAACAACAGAATCTCGGTTCCTATCTTTGTGAATCCAAAACCAGAGTCCGTGATTGGTCCTCTCCCTGAGGTGGTCGCAAAGGGTGAGGAACCGATTTATAAAGACGTTGTGTACTCTGATTACGTCAGGTACTTCTTCAAGAAAGCACATGATGGAAAGAAGACCGTTGACTTCGCCAAGATATGA